From a region of the Prosthecobacter debontii genome:
- a CDS encoding nucleoside recognition domain-containing protein, with protein sequence MLNYIWASLILIGLLVAGLLGRFTGDSGVITSALNISKTAVMDIALPLAGMMMFWLGIMRLMEKAGLLELAARALAPIMTRLFPDVPRDHPAMSAMIMNLAANMLGLGNNATPLGLKAMTHLQELNPHKDTASNAMVTFLAMNTAAFTLIPMTVINYLSAAGVKGAYQIIVPTILATACTTLTAIFVAKALQKLPVFRIQPQSSPPHVSLTAPNPGSDVAAPGPTAVDVAEEHPQRATPKARFLFMLLLVLFAGGVVLELAAPSLRQGVLEATGLSQVMAAADQRAAEAKAASAAVTADATAQASPLRRLMDGASGVAIPLLLVITLGVALIRGVKVYEEFVEGAKEGFSVATRIMPFLVAMLAALAIFRSSGALLILEYVLTPVLNLIAFPVELLPMALMRPLSGSGSLGILNELLARSDILEYIKYTAAIMFGSTETTFYVLAVYFGSISIRKTRHALAAGLTADFVGLTMSVVIGRLMFA encoded by the coding sequence ATGCTGAATTATATCTGGGCGTCACTCATTCTCATCGGCCTACTCGTCGCTGGATTGCTCGGAAGGTTCACGGGAGACAGTGGCGTCATCACCTCTGCCCTCAATATCTCGAAGACGGCCGTGATGGATATCGCCCTGCCACTGGCGGGCATGATGATGTTTTGGCTCGGCATCATGCGGCTCATGGAGAAAGCCGGCCTGCTCGAGTTAGCGGCCCGCGCTTTGGCCCCGATTATGACTCGTCTTTTCCCGGATGTGCCGCGTGACCATCCTGCGATGAGCGCCATGATCATGAATCTGGCGGCCAATATGCTGGGGTTAGGCAACAATGCCACGCCTCTCGGCTTGAAGGCGATGACGCATCTTCAGGAACTGAACCCGCATAAGGATACGGCCAGCAACGCCATGGTCACCTTCCTGGCCATGAACACCGCCGCCTTTACCCTCATCCCCATGACGGTGATTAACTACCTCAGCGCTGCAGGCGTGAAGGGGGCTTACCAGATCATCGTGCCAACCATTCTCGCCACTGCCTGCACGACCCTTACGGCTATTTTCGTGGCGAAGGCTTTGCAAAAGTTGCCCGTTTTCCGTATTCAGCCACAGTCTTCTCCGCCCCATGTGTCCTTAACCGCTCCCAATCCCGGTTCTGACGTTGCAGCCCCGGGCCCCACGGCGGTGGACGTGGCTGAAGAACATCCGCAGCGCGCTACGCCGAAAGCTCGCTTTCTATTCATGCTGTTACTGGTTCTTTTTGCAGGTGGGGTTGTCCTGGAACTCGCCGCTCCGAGCCTACGCCAAGGGGTATTGGAGGCCACGGGCCTTTCCCAGGTGATGGCTGCGGCAGATCAGCGCGCAGCCGAAGCTAAAGCTGCAAGCGCTGCCGTCACGGCTGACGCCACGGCACAGGCGAGCCCGCTACGCCGTCTGATGGATGGCGCGTCTGGTGTCGCGATTCCTCTGCTGCTCGTCATCACCCTCGGGGTCGCTTTAATCCGAGGCGTGAAGGTGTATGAAGAATTTGTGGAGGGTGCCAAGGAGGGGTTCTCGGTGGCGACCCGAATCATGCCTTTCCTGGTCGCCATGCTGGCCGCACTGGCCATCTTCCGCAGTTCTGGTGCCCTCTTGATTCTGGAATACGTCCTCACCCCCGTGCTCAATCTCATTGCTTTCCCGGTGGAGCTTCTGCCCATGGCCCTCATGAGGCCGCTCAGCGGCAGTGGCTCTCTGGGTATTCTCAATGAACTCTTGGCTCGTAGCGACATCCTGGAGTACATCAAATACACCGCCGCCATCATGTTTGGTTCCACGGAGACGACCTTCTATGTGCTGGCAGTCTATTTCGGCTCGATCAGCATCCGCAAGACTCGGCATGCCTTAGCTGCGGGACTGACAGCCGATTTCGTTGGCCTAACCATGTCAGTCGTGATTGGTAGGCTGATGTTTGCTTGA
- a CDS encoding HAD family hydrolase yields the protein MIRNLILDWSGTLADDLGAVITATNRVMAHYDKPPFTREQFREVFQLPYTEFYRNILPDTPLHELQALYLEHFPEDDQHEVPMIEHAREFLQFAQETGRRMFVCSSAPLEHVQAQAETNGVAHFFEHLHCGVIDKCGHVHELLRQHHLLPQETAFIGDMRHDILAGKAGGLITIGTATGYESVTTLMSAEPDILVKNLSALTQLMRPPIPSHA from the coding sequence ATGATCCGAAACCTCATTCTCGACTGGTCCGGCACGCTGGCCGATGATCTCGGTGCGGTCATCACCGCGACGAACCGGGTGATGGCCCACTATGACAAGCCGCCTTTCACCCGGGAACAATTTCGGGAGGTCTTCCAGCTCCCTTACACGGAGTTTTATCGCAACATCCTGCCGGACACCCCGCTGCATGAACTGCAGGCACTGTATCTGGAGCACTTCCCGGAAGATGATCAGCATGAGGTGCCGATGATCGAGCACGCGCGCGAGTTTCTCCAATTCGCCCAGGAAACAGGCCGACGGATGTTCGTGTGCAGCAGTGCGCCGCTGGAGCATGTGCAAGCGCAGGCGGAGACGAATGGGGTGGCGCATTTCTTTGAGCATCTGCACTGCGGAGTCATCGACAAATGCGGCCACGTGCATGAACTCCTGCGTCAACATCATCTGCTGCCGCAGGAAACGGCTTTCATTGGGGATATGCGTCATGATATCCTGGCGGGAAAAGCGGGCGGGCTGATCACCATCGGCACCGCCACGGGTTATGAATCTGTGACGACCTTGATGTCAGCGGAGCCCGATATCTTAGTGAAGAATCTCTCGGCTCTGACCCAACTGATGCGCCCCCCCATCCCCTCCCACGCATGA
- a CDS encoding APC family permease — MPTHSSPTKPGVSLLTATAVVVANMIGTGVFTSLGYQVGGLPSGFAILALWAVGGICAFCGALAYGELAAALPRSGGEYHFLSRIFHPAAGFVAGWLSATVGFAAPIALAAMAFGKYFTGIFSGFSALHLSIGVSILVTLVHMRGIQVAARFQNLATWGKVTLILVFIIAGALLGEGQPITFSPVPGDAALLTSHSFAVSLVYVMYAYAGWNAATYIIGEIREPAKNVPRAIAFGTGLVALLYVGLNAIFLHAAPMSALEGKIEVGHVAADYIFGKVGGNLMSGLICLGLVSSISAMTWVGPRVTMSMGQDLALLRPFAVRTRSGVPIVALLVQLAIVIGLLLTASFESVMNYVQFSIQLCSFATVLGMMILRWTHPDLPRPVRCWGYPLTPLIFLGISLWMLIFVWQAKPTESLAGLATILAGLLIYLLSPKSPQKACD, encoded by the coding sequence ATGCCTACCCACAGCTCTCCAACGAAGCCGGGAGTTTCTCTTCTCACAGCCACGGCGGTGGTCGTGGCCAATATGATCGGCACCGGGGTCTTTACGAGCCTCGGCTATCAGGTGGGCGGTCTGCCTTCAGGCTTCGCCATTCTCGCGCTCTGGGCTGTGGGCGGCATCTGCGCTTTCTGTGGTGCTCTCGCCTATGGCGAGCTCGCGGCCGCACTGCCCAGATCCGGCGGTGAATACCATTTCCTCTCCCGCATCTTCCATCCCGCAGCGGGTTTTGTTGCTGGTTGGCTCTCGGCCACCGTGGGTTTTGCGGCTCCGATCGCTCTCGCAGCGATGGCCTTTGGCAAATACTTCACCGGAATCTTTTCGGGCTTTTCGGCGCTGCACTTATCAATAGGAGTCAGCATCCTCGTGACCCTGGTGCACATGCGGGGAATTCAGGTCGCCGCTCGATTTCAAAATCTGGCCACCTGGGGTAAGGTAACCTTGATTTTGGTCTTCATCATTGCAGGAGCTCTGCTTGGAGAGGGCCAGCCCATCACATTCTCACCTGTCCCTGGTGATGCAGCCTTGCTTACCAGCCACTCCTTTGCAGTCAGTCTGGTGTATGTGATGTATGCCTATGCTGGCTGGAATGCGGCCACTTACATCATTGGAGAAATCCGCGAACCGGCAAAGAACGTGCCGCGCGCTATCGCCTTCGGCACCGGCTTGGTAGCCCTGCTTTATGTGGGACTGAATGCCATCTTTCTCCATGCCGCCCCCATGAGTGCTCTGGAGGGCAAGATCGAGGTCGGCCATGTCGCTGCAGACTATATCTTTGGAAAGGTCGGCGGCAATTTGATGTCTGGGCTGATCTGCCTCGGCCTCGTCTCCAGCATCAGTGCCATGACCTGGGTGGGGCCGCGCGTGACGATGTCGATGGGCCAGGATCTGGCACTGCTTCGCCCTTTTGCCGTGCGCACCCGTAGCGGCGTCCCCATCGTCGCGCTGCTGGTCCAACTGGCCATCGTGATCGGCCTCTTGCTGACGGCCAGCTTCGAATCCGTCATGAACTACGTTCAGTTCAGCATTCAGCTTTGTTCCTTTGCCACCGTACTGGGAATGATGATCCTACGCTGGACTCATCCTGATCTCCCACGCCCCGTGCGCTGCTGGGGATATCCCCTGACTCCGCTCATTTTCCTGGGCATTAGCCTCTGGATGTTAATCTTCGTTTGGCAAGCAAAGCCCACCGAGTCTTTGGCTGGCTTGGCCACCATTTTGGCGGGCCTCTTGATCTATCTCCTTTCTCCAAAGAGCCCACAGAAAGCCTGCGACTGA
- a CDS encoding MerR family transcriptional regulator has translation MHSTIQAASIRSGLSPHVIRIWERRYEALTPTRTGTNRRMYSEDDISRLVLLRELTEKGHRIGSIAHLSSEELDSLLKKSLTECVSLRVSFSVDSMGDEDTEHGYVVLCSEAAKNYDSDRLRRLLLRARLQFGQRALILRVICPLIAHIGESWQAGEMRPSHEHIATAVIREILMTPVPGSTVATNAPELVVSTLSGEVHELGALLVAASARDLGWRVAYLGPNLPTEEIVVCARARRVRAVAVSLVYPDQCPIIEEKLVKLRNLLPESIALVVGGRAAPGYQERLQLSNVWWGQDLDSLDRILNELSTTR, from the coding sequence ATGCATTCCACCATCCAGGCCGCGAGTATCCGCAGTGGGTTGAGCCCACACGTCATCCGCATCTGGGAACGGCGTTATGAGGCGCTGACACCGACCCGGACAGGCACGAACCGTCGCATGTATTCCGAGGACGACATCTCCAGACTGGTCCTCCTGAGAGAGCTGACAGAAAAAGGCCATCGGATCGGCAGCATCGCCCACTTGAGCTCCGAAGAGCTAGATAGCCTGCTCAAAAAGTCCCTCACCGAGTGCGTTTCTCTACGGGTCAGTTTCTCCGTGGATTCCATGGGCGATGAAGACACCGAACACGGCTATGTCGTCCTATGCAGTGAAGCGGCTAAAAATTACGACTCGGACCGTTTACGCAGATTGCTCCTCCGTGCCCGTCTTCAGTTTGGCCAGCGAGCTCTCATTCTCCGAGTCATCTGCCCTCTCATCGCCCACATCGGAGAATCTTGGCAAGCCGGGGAGATGCGCCCAAGTCATGAGCACATTGCGACAGCCGTGATTCGTGAGATTCTAATGACCCCAGTCCCTGGCAGCACTGTGGCCACGAATGCACCTGAATTGGTGGTCTCGACTTTATCCGGGGAGGTGCATGAACTGGGGGCACTGCTGGTAGCCGCCTCGGCGCGGGACCTGGGCTGGAGAGTCGCCTATCTCGGACCCAATCTGCCTACCGAGGAAATCGTGGTCTGTGCCCGGGCTCGCCGGGTTCGAGCTGTGGCTGTCAGCCTCGTCTATCCAGATCAATGTCCAATCATTGAAGAAAAGCTGGTGAAACTGCGAAACTTGCTGCCCGAATCCATCGCCCTCGTTGTGGGGGGGCGCGCAGCCCCTGGTTATCAAGAGAGGCTTCAGCTAAGCAATGTCTGGTGGGGGCAGGATCTGGACAGCCTTGACCGGATTTTAAATGAACTGTCCACCACAAGGTGA
- a CDS encoding dihydroneopterin aldolase: MNSPAPLDEIRLHGLDLPVQIGVPEEERAGWQTLQADVVMRIERRFEAMADDLTCTIDYSAVAIRLRNLAAERPRQLIETLAAEMSQCILSEFGAKGVTVTLRKRILPGCDCVAVHLTRP; the protein is encoded by the coding sequence ATGAACTCCCCTGCCCCCTTGGACGAAATCCGCCTTCATGGCCTGGACCTGCCGGTGCAGATCGGCGTGCCGGAAGAGGAGCGGGCGGGTTGGCAGACGCTGCAAGCGGACGTGGTGATGCGCATCGAGCGTCGGTTTGAAGCCATGGCCGATGACCTGACCTGCACGATCGACTACTCAGCGGTGGCGATCCGGCTGCGAAATCTGGCAGCGGAGCGCCCGCGGCAACTCATCGAAACCCTCGCTGCCGAAATGTCTCAATGCATTTTGAGCGAGTTTGGTGCCAAAGGCGTCACAGTGACACTCCGCAAACGTATTCTTCCTGGCTGCGATTGTGTGGCTGTGCATCTGACCCGCCCCTGA
- a CDS encoding sigma-70 family RNA polymerase sigma factor: MNGLLQKSCDTDRPVSGRMETPMDQPPTNVSAAEDRALVERAQAGDTRAFDELIRKYTPKLYGLVYNMTSNREDTADLLQEIFAKAYRSLKRFMGKSSFYTWIYSIAVNMTLNFLKKRGRYAKVSLDDVDNGIHNDPDFVKLTTTNRDTVREVNIHELQKRLNDAMMKLSEDHRTVVTLYDVQGLQHNEISKILGVSEGTVRSRLFYAHRLLQTYLEDFVK; encoded by the coding sequence ATGAATGGTTTGCTTCAAAAATCGTGCGACACGGATCGCCCGGTGAGTGGACGCATGGAGACCCCGATGGATCAGCCCCCAACGAATGTCAGCGCAGCTGAAGATCGCGCGCTGGTGGAGCGTGCTCAGGCTGGAGATACCCGGGCCTTCGATGAACTGATCCGCAAATACACTCCGAAGCTCTACGGTCTGGTCTATAACATGACCTCGAACCGAGAGGATACCGCCGATCTCCTCCAGGAAATCTTTGCCAAGGCCTATCGCTCCCTGAAGCGATTCATGGGAAAATCGTCCTTCTACACCTGGATCTATTCGATCGCGGTGAACATGACGCTGAACTTCCTGAAAAAGCGTGGCCGCTACGCCAAGGTCAGCCTGGATGATGTGGATAATGGCATCCACAACGATCCGGATTTTGTGAAGCTCACCACGACGAATCGCGACACGGTTCGGGAAGTGAATATTCACGAACTGCAAAAAAGATTGAACGATGCCATGATGAAGCTGTCGGAAGATCACCGGACCGTAGTGACACTCTATGATGTTCAGGGCCTACAGCACAACGAGATCAGCAAGATCCTTGGCGTGTCTGAAGGCACTGTGAGATCGAGATTGTTCTACGCCCATCGTCTTCTCCAGACCTATCTGGAAGATTTTGTAAAGTGA
- a CDS encoding fumarylacetoacetate hydrolase family protein — protein sequence MHLYRTTHGVYLYNDPHWYRLADFEWDALFNHENLHAYLEEVASTYTAVPEPAADTLLAPISSQEVWAAGVTYFRSRTARMEESKDAGGGTFYDRVYEAVRPEIFFKATPQRVAHPGQSMHLRSDSTWMVPEPELTLAINNQGQIIGYTVGNDLSCRDIEGENPLYLPQAKCFKLCAAVGPCLLITQAALPQETRIQLKIQRRGETVFEGQATLDQLKRTPSELAGFLYQDNTFPTGALLMTGTGIVPGDEFTLQRGDLVSITIDGIGTLVNPMG from the coding sequence ATGCATCTCTATCGCACCACACACGGCGTCTATCTCTACAACGATCCACATTGGTATCGCCTCGCCGACTTCGAATGGGATGCATTATTCAATCATGAAAATCTGCATGCCTACCTGGAAGAGGTCGCCAGCACCTACACCGCTGTTCCGGAACCAGCCGCAGATACCCTCCTGGCACCGATCTCCTCGCAAGAAGTTTGGGCCGCCGGTGTGACCTATTTCCGCAGCCGCACGGCACGCATGGAAGAGAGTAAGGATGCCGGAGGCGGCACCTTCTATGACCGTGTGTATGAGGCTGTGAGACCCGAGATCTTTTTCAAAGCCACTCCACAACGTGTGGCCCACCCAGGACAGTCCATGCATCTGCGCAGCGACTCCACCTGGATGGTGCCAGAACCGGAGTTGACGCTGGCCATCAACAATCAAGGGCAGATCATCGGTTATACCGTCGGCAACGATCTTTCCTGCCGGGACATCGAGGGGGAAAACCCGCTGTATCTCCCCCAGGCCAAATGTTTCAAACTCTGCGCAGCCGTGGGCCCCTGCCTCCTGATCACTCAAGCGGCATTGCCCCAAGAGACCCGCATCCAGCTTAAGATCCAACGCAGGGGAGAAACGGTCTTTGAAGGTCAAGCCACTCTGGATCAACTGAAGCGCACCCCGAGCGAACTGGCAGGCTTCCTTTATCAGGACAATACCTTCCCCACCGGAGCCCTGCTGATGACAGGAACCGGAATTGTCCCGGGTGACGAATTTACCCTGCAACGGGGTGATCTGGTCAGCATCACGATTGACGGGATCGGCACTCTCGTGAATCCGATGGGCTAA
- a CDS encoding aldehyde dehydrogenase (NADP(+)) — MITGHQLIAGREAPCDHAPYHAVNPTTNESLEPAFCEATTAQADEALRAADGAFDALRSAAPEQRAQFLETLADEILALGDTLLERAHAETALPMARLTGERGRAINQCKMFATLIREGSWADATIDRALPDRQPLPKPDVRKVLLPIGPVVVFGASNFPFAIGVIGTDTVCALAAGCPVVVKAHPAHPGTCELLARAVFSALRKTGLPDACFSMLHGRGTEIGIELVKHPLTQAVAFTGSLRGGRALMDVAAARPQPIPFYGEMGSINPVFVLPGALKENAAKVAEAYVTSVTMGVGQFCTNPAIVLGLQSPELSQFVEKAGEFAQKVAPQSMLHRGICESYDAGTAVWATINGLQLAGQSSAEPNHEATQAACRIYTTTLDVLESHEELRREVFGPCSIVTQCPTQEEMLNFARGLEGQLTAAVHGTPDDLREHAALIRVLERKVGRIIFNGFGTGIEPCPSMHHGGPYPAASHSYFTSIGTDSIYRFVRPVCYQGFPDDCLPEALQNANPTQALRYVDGSYTREGF, encoded by the coding sequence ATGATCACCGGACACCAACTCATCGCCGGCCGCGAAGCCCCTTGCGACCACGCCCCCTATCACGCTGTCAATCCCACCACCAACGAGTCTCTGGAGCCAGCTTTCTGTGAAGCGACCACCGCCCAGGCAGACGAAGCGCTTCGGGCAGCCGATGGAGCCTTTGATGCTCTGCGCAGTGCCGCCCCAGAACAACGTGCTCAGTTTCTAGAAACACTGGCTGACGAAATCTTGGCACTCGGAGACACGCTGCTTGAGCGTGCCCATGCCGAGACGGCACTCCCCATGGCCCGCCTCACGGGTGAGCGGGGTCGAGCCATCAATCAGTGCAAGATGTTTGCCACGCTGATTCGAGAAGGTTCCTGGGCTGATGCCACCATCGACCGTGCGCTGCCGGACCGCCAGCCCCTGCCAAAGCCGGACGTCCGTAAGGTGCTGCTCCCCATCGGCCCCGTGGTGGTCTTTGGTGCCAGTAACTTTCCCTTCGCCATCGGCGTCATCGGCACGGATACCGTCTGCGCCTTGGCGGCCGGATGCCCTGTGGTGGTGAAAGCCCACCCCGCTCATCCCGGAACCTGTGAATTGCTCGCTCGCGCCGTCTTCAGTGCTCTACGCAAGACGGGGCTGCCAGACGCCTGTTTCTCCATGCTGCATGGCCGTGGCACCGAGATCGGCATTGAGTTGGTGAAACATCCACTTACACAAGCCGTGGCCTTCACTGGCTCGCTCCGTGGGGGTCGCGCCCTCATGGACGTGGCGGCGGCACGTCCCCAGCCGATCCCCTTCTACGGCGAGATGGGTTCCATCAACCCCGTCTTTGTCTTGCCAGGTGCCCTGAAGGAAAATGCCGCCAAAGTGGCCGAGGCATACGTCACCTCCGTGACCATGGGCGTGGGGCAATTTTGCACCAACCCTGCCATCGTCCTTGGGCTGCAGAGTCCGGAGCTGAGCCAGTTTGTCGAAAAAGCTGGAGAGTTCGCTCAAAAAGTGGCTCCGCAATCCATGCTGCATAGGGGCATCTGTGAGAGCTATGATGCCGGCACCGCCGTGTGGGCCACCATCAATGGGCTGCAATTGGCCGGCCAATCCTCCGCCGAACCTAACCATGAAGCCACCCAGGCGGCCTGCCGCATCTACACCACCACCCTGGATGTGCTGGAATCTCACGAAGAACTACGCCGCGAGGTCTTCGGCCCCTGCTCAATCGTCACCCAGTGCCCCACTCAGGAAGAGATGCTTAACTTTGCCCGAGGGCTGGAAGGTCAACTCACGGCAGCTGTCCATGGCACGCCGGACGACCTGCGCGAACACGCGGCCCTCATCCGTGTCCTGGAGCGCAAAGTCGGACGCATCATTTTCAATGGGTTCGGCACCGGCATCGAGCCCTGCCCTTCCATGCACCATGGAGGCCCTTATCCCGCCGCAAGTCACAGCTACTTCACCAGCATCGGCACCGACAGCATCTACCGCTTCGTGCGTCCGGTCTGCTATCAGGGTTTCCCCGATGACTGCCTGCCTGAAGCCCTCCAGAATGCCAATCCCACCCAAGCACTGCGCTACGTGGACGGCAGCTACACCCGCGAAGGGTTTTAG
- a CDS encoding sugar phosphate isomerase/epimerase family protein has translation MAKIQFGSEVYTWFMQGTGKGYDNKLDHMIKIASQAGFTGIEPMVLEISESALGCGKYWLGDFCDPIKLKDTLQQYNMKLAGLALVCAWDGETEAPNERAAADFTLDFLQHFPGSMLGTVTLPSGRTKDLQNRRLNVAKNVNAVSKRAAELGIKASYHPNSPPASIVRTQEDYDVVLSSLDPTVTGWTPDVGHIIRGGMDVIATLNKWQHLVNHIHYKDYSGNGAEPWAQMGTGKLDFHKITEWLVLRNYEGWIICEDEAHIAVEDPDGVTLQNGQWCKDNLYPIVGL, from the coding sequence ATGGCAAAAATTCAATTCGGCTCCGAAGTCTACACCTGGTTCATGCAGGGCACAGGCAAAGGCTACGACAACAAGCTGGACCACATGATCAAGATCGCCTCCCAAGCCGGTTTCACCGGCATCGAGCCCATGGTGCTCGAGATCTCGGAAAGCGCCCTCGGCTGTGGCAAATACTGGCTCGGTGACTTCTGCGATCCCATCAAGCTCAAGGACACCCTTCAGCAGTATAACATGAAGCTCGCCGGTCTGGCCCTCGTCTGCGCCTGGGATGGTGAAACCGAAGCTCCGAATGAGCGCGCCGCGGCTGACTTCACCCTGGATTTCCTCCAGCACTTCCCCGGCTCCATGCTGGGCACTGTGACCCTGCCGAGCGGTCGCACCAAGGACCTCCAGAATCGCCGACTGAACGTGGCTAAAAACGTCAACGCCGTCTCCAAGCGAGCCGCTGAGCTGGGCATCAAGGCCTCCTATCACCCGAACAGCCCCCCAGCCTCCATCGTCCGCACCCAGGAAGACTACGATGTCGTCCTCAGCAGCCTGGACCCCACCGTCACCGGCTGGACCCCAGACGTCGGTCACATCATCCGTGGTGGCATGGACGTCATCGCTACGCTGAATAAGTGGCAGCATCTGGTGAACCACATCCATTACAAAGACTACTCCGGCAACGGTGCTGAGCCGTGGGCTCAGATGGGCACCGGTAAGCTCGACTTCCACAAGATCACCGAGTGGCTCGTCCTGCGGAACTACGAAGGCTGGATCATCTGCGAAGACGAGGCCCACATCGCTGTCGAAGATCCGGATGGTGTCACCCTCCAGAACGGTCAGTGGTGCAAAGACAATCTCTACCCGATCGTCGGCCTGTAA
- a CDS encoding superoxide dismutase: protein MPLSQTTRRGFLTTLTAALSSSVLGSDVPPTPLGVPLRQEPLAFAFEELEPFLNARTLRRHYEEHHANYLRELRETLAAADMTVGNVTSLMPGMSHMAHPPRADSKLPLGRLLSSGLSFQEPQKLSKESLKAIRMAGGGHINHTVFWRFLCPPESGPSGPQGRAARAIVEDFGSVKTFRRVFKEAALAHPGSGWAWLTYRPDGCLVVSTTPNEDNPLMKDHIPWHLAGRPILALDLWEHSYCEQYGEDREQYIDAWWKVVNWEFVGHAYEIVTAKV from the coding sequence ATGCCTCTCTCACAGACGACACGTCGCGGTTTTCTGACAACCCTCACTGCTGCGCTTTCTAGCTCAGTGTTAGGCAGTGATGTTCCCCCCACTCCTCTGGGAGTGCCGCTGCGTCAAGAACCTTTGGCCTTCGCCTTTGAAGAGCTTGAGCCCTTCTTGAATGCCCGCACCCTGCGCCGACATTACGAGGAGCACCACGCCAACTATCTCCGCGAGCTCCGAGAAACGCTTGCCGCCGCCGATATGACGGTCGGGAATGTGACCTCCCTCATGCCTGGCATGAGCCACATGGCCCATCCGCCCAGAGCTGACTCCAAGCTGCCTCTGGGCAGACTGCTCAGCAGTGGCCTCTCCTTTCAGGAGCCGCAAAAGCTCTCCAAAGAATCCCTTAAAGCCATTCGAATGGCAGGCGGTGGACATATCAATCACACGGTCTTTTGGCGCTTTCTCTGCCCACCTGAATCGGGGCCCTCGGGCCCGCAAGGGCGGGCAGCAAGAGCCATTGTCGAAGATTTTGGCAGTGTGAAAACCTTTCGACGGGTCTTCAAGGAAGCTGCTTTAGCCCATCCTGGATCAGGCTGGGCATGGCTCACCTATCGCCCAGACGGTTGCCTGGTGGTCAGCACCACGCCCAATGAAGACAATCCCCTGATGAAGGATCACATCCCCTGGCACCTAGCGGGCAGACCCATCTTGGCGTTGGACCTGTGGGAGCACAGCTACTGTGAGCAATATGGCGAAGATCGAGAGCAATACATCGATGCTTGGTGGAAAGTGGTGAACTGGGAGTTCGTCGGTCATGCCTATGAGATCGTGACGGCCAAGGTCTAG